Genomic DNA from Paenibacillus donghaensis:
GGTCCTCACATGTGCCTCCGGCGGCTGCCGGTCAAGTCTATACGCATCCTGTCATTCTGCTGAACGAGCTGGAGACCGGTGTTCCCAAAGCGTTGATTGAAGGCCAGCTGATCAGCGGCCTGCGGACGGCGGCGGTATCAGCCACAGCGGTCAAATATCTGGCTGATCCCGCTGCAGACTCGCTGCTGATCTGCGGAACGGGCTTCCAGGCCCGCCAGCAGCTGCTCGGTGTGCTGCCGTATCTGCACCATCTGAAGGAAGTGCATGTCTGGAGCCGTACCTTCAGCCATGCTGAGTTATTCATCGAAGAGATGAGCAGCCGGTTCGAAGGCCGGCTGCTAGTCTGGCGGGTTCACCGCGAGCTGCCGGAATCGCTGGATTTTGCCCGCATCGTGATCGCGGCGACCTCGGCGGCCGAGCCTTACCTCAGTCCCTCCCATTTCGTGAAGGGACAGTTGTACCTGCATATCGGAAGAGGAGATATAGCCGCCGCTGCAGTGAATGGCTTCGATACCATTGTCTGCGACGATTATCAGGGCGGAATCCTTACCAGCAGCCAATCGTTGTTCCGGCTGGCAAGACAACAGCCAACCATCGGGGAGAAGGTCGTGCTGCTGGAGGAGCTTATTCTTGAGCGATCGATAATCAGGCAGCAGGAAGGGAAGAAGCTGATGTTCAATGCATTTGGCTTGTCCATCTTTGATCTGGCGCTGGCCAATGCTGCCCTGAATCATCTGCTGGCGGATGGGCAGACAGAGCTGCCGGTATTTCCTATGTTCAAGGAGACTTGCCCATGAGTAATCATCCATTAATAGAAGTGAGCAATCTGAGTGTTGGCTTCAACACCAAAAAAGGCGATACAACGGTGTTCTCCGGCTTGTCCTTTGAGATTCACGCCGGTGAGACGGTCTGTCTTGTCGGGGAGTCCGGCAGCGGGAAGAGCGTGGCCGCCAAATCCATCATGCAGCTGCTGCCGGAAGCTACGGCTTCTTACCGCAAGGGACAGATCTTATTCGAGGGCAAGGATCTGCTTGCCCTCAGCGAGAAAGAGATGGATGCCATCCGTGGACAGCAGATGGCGATGATCTTCCAGGATGCGCTCAGCGCACTTAATCCGGTCTACACCATCGGTACCCAGATGGTGGATGTGATCCGGCTGCATGCTTCGCCGAAGCTGAGCCGCAAGGGGGCATTGGCTGAAGCCAAGCAGCTGCTGCAGCAGGTGGAGATCCGCAACGTGGACGAAGTGATGAAGCAGTATCCGTTCCAGCTGTCGGGCGGGATGAGACAGCGTGTTATGATCGCCATGGCGCTGTCGTCCAAGCCGAAGCTGCTGCTCGCCGACGAGCCGACCACTGCGCTGGACGTTACCGT
This window encodes:
- a CDS encoding ATP-binding cassette domain-containing protein; this encodes MSNHPLIEVSNLSVGFNTKKGDTTVFSGLSFEIHAGETVCLVGESGSGKSVAAKSIMQLLPEATASYRKGQILFEGKDLLALSEKEMDAIRGQQMAMIFQDALSALNPVYTIGTQMVDVIRLHASPKLSRKGALAEAKQLLQQVEIRNVDEVMKQYPFQLSGGMRQRVMIAMALSSKPKLLLADEPTTALDVTVQAHILKLIRRLKQQYGMTLLFITHDLGVVYEMADRVLVMNKGELVEQGTKEQIFTNPQHSYTRKLLNSMPRIYFKGEATK